From a region of the Triticum aestivum cultivar Chinese Spring chromosome 7D, IWGSC CS RefSeq v2.1, whole genome shotgun sequence genome:
- the LOC123170344 gene encoding uncharacterized protein At2g39910-like, whose amino-acid sequence MSDELDPKSVAPPSQLGSHTDLFAEPSARRLGGPPPRPARTSSTPPYAPPEGSDTSVKSLLASLLLPPSEPPTSGAGTGKEAVDLLLFCAAARAASAEAPALHWVPEGLSKAAAAAMEEMAATGGWTGIGEMLVAMMPETVPPLKAVLKDTGVDANDDMMMIGAVKPPKEHAFVAAHQFRWLLSQVCAHDSYTSVLMML is encoded by the coding sequence ATGTCTGACGAGTTGGACCCGAAGTCAGTGGCTCCTCCTTCACAACTCGGTTCTCACACGGACCTCTTTGCGGAACCGAGTGCCCGCCGCCTCGGCGGCCCTCCACCGCGACCCGCGAGGACCTCCTCCACACCGCCTTACGCGCCCCCCGAGGGCTCCGACACCTCCGTGAAATCCCTCCTCGCCTCTCTCCTCCTGCCCCCCTCTGAGCCCCCGACGAGCGGGGCCGGGACCGGCAAGGAGGCCGTGGACCTGCTCCTCttctgcgccgccgcccgcgcggcctCCGCAGAGGCCCCCGCGCTGCACTGGGTCCCGGAGGGGCTCTCCAAGGCGGCCGCCGCAGCCATGGAGGAGATGGCGGCGACGGGCGGGTGGACCGGCATCGGGGAGATGTTGGTGGCCATGATGCCGGAGACGGTGCCGCCACTGAAGGCCGTGCTGAAGGACACGGGCGTGGACGccaatgatgacatgatgatgATTGGCGCCGTGAAGCCGCCCAAGGAGCACGCCTTTGTCGCCGCGCACCAGTTCCGCTGGCTGTTGTCTCAGGTTTGTGCTCATGATAGTTATACAAGCGTTCTTATGATGTTGTAG